Proteins from a genomic interval of Microbacterium esteraromaticum:
- a CDS encoding TadE family type IV pilus minor pilin — protein sequence MIGRRGRVSVRGVLRGERGSVAAELAVALPAALVAVLFGVGALNAAATQVALQDAAADAARLLGRGESAARAAGVVSAAVSGARSSSQGAGDLVCVTASADLRVGRIISVPLRASSCALAGGL from the coding sequence GTGATCGGTCGCCGAGGTCGGGTGTCGGTGCGCGGCGTGTTGCGCGGTGAGCGCGGTTCGGTCGCGGCCGAACTCGCTGTGGCGCTTCCTGCGGCGCTGGTGGCGGTGCTGTTCGGCGTGGGTGCGCTGAACGCTGCCGCGACGCAGGTGGCGTTGCAGGATGCTGCGGCGGACGCGGCCAGGCTGCTCGGGCGGGGCGAGAGCGCCGCCCGAGCAGCGGGTGTCGTCTCGGCGGCAGTCAGCGGGGCGCGTTCGTCGTCGCAGGGTGCGGGTGATCTGGTCTGCGTCACGGCCTCGGCCGACCTTCGGGTGGGCCGGATCATCTCGGTACCGCTTCGGGCATCGAGCTGCGCTCTCGCGGGAGGGCTGTGA
- a CDS encoding DUF4839 domain-containing protein, producing the protein MTDSDVRGGTESATEAVKYETRSAQTVRGTEKLMISKWEKDGWELVTQNTGKLRTELVFRRPKPPFPWKPLAIIGGVLVVLGIFIAIMVAVTGGDENDAPAPADTSSSEAVAPRDEPSEEPEEPIATAPAEEAPLTVENNADLAALLTGPQDGPTVEAFAQQYAGQLIEFDGSIGAMNNHEGYTTRYDILISYGDYSETHSNGGPSFQFRDVNITNDLHFMGDVPDTIGVGTNVHVIARVGSFKEPLFQLEPVETRVR; encoded by the coding sequence ATGACGGACAGTGACGTGCGCGGTGGGACTGAGAGTGCGACCGAGGCCGTGAAGTACGAGACCAGGAGCGCTCAGACGGTCCGCGGTACCGAGAAGCTCATGATCTCGAAGTGGGAGAAAGACGGCTGGGAGCTCGTCACCCAGAACACCGGCAAGCTCCGAACTGAGCTCGTCTTCCGACGCCCCAAACCTCCGTTCCCGTGGAAGCCGCTCGCGATCATCGGCGGTGTGCTCGTGGTCCTGGGCATCTTCATCGCGATCATGGTCGCCGTCACCGGCGGCGACGAGAATGACGCCCCGGCGCCGGCGGACACCTCCAGCTCCGAAGCTGTCGCGCCGCGAGACGAGCCGTCGGAAGAGCCTGAGGAGCCCATCGCGACGGCTCCCGCCGAGGAGGCTCCGCTGACGGTCGAGAACAACGCCGACCTTGCTGCTCTGCTCACCGGTCCTCAGGACGGCCCCACCGTCGAGGCCTTCGCTCAGCAGTACGCCGGCCAGCTGATCGAGTTCGATGGCTCGATCGGGGCGATGAACAACCACGAGGGCTATACGACCCGATACGACATCCTCATCTCCTACGGCGACTACAGCGAGACTCATTCGAACGGCGGTCCGAGCTTCCAGTTCCGCGATGTGAACATCACGAACGACCTGCACTTCATGGGTGACGTTCCCGACACGATCGGTGTCGGCACCAACGTGCACGTCATCGCTCGGGTCGGATCGTTCAAGGAGCCGCTGTTCCAGCTAGAGCCGGTGGAGACCCGCGTGCGCTGA
- a CDS encoding hemolysin family protein has product MLIAALTLLLGVLLTLAIIAACGFFVAQEFAYMSVDRSRMAAHAEKGDLQAKRVLAITKRTSFMLSGAQLGITVTGLLIGYVAEPLIGQSIGTLLGGVGLDPAVSVLIGTTGALLLATVVTMIFGELYPKNLAIASPEPLARALAVPTRIYLLLFGWLIAVFDLAANALLRLLRIEPLEDVDASATARDLEAIIEDSRASGDLPDDLSIMIDRILDFPQRDVEHAMVPRSRVDSVQPDTTIAEVRAMMAVGHTRYPVVGDEDVPVGVVELIDLLRSGGSDDAPVSTIMREPVILPTAMRLPVALDRMRLARNEMACVVDEYGNFDGILTIEDLTEEVAGELSDEHDDAPDPLRMHDDRWWIDGDVHLDEVERLVGYDFDEDDDEDETIAGLIIREYGDLPPVGAIVTISLADRPSETVQGLRIHRSLEVEVIEVARLVPSRVAVRLHETDDDADATADAPTEDRRDEEAAR; this is encoded by the coding sequence ATGCTGATCGCGGCGCTCACACTGTTGCTGGGCGTGCTGCTGACGCTGGCGATCATCGCTGCCTGCGGGTTCTTCGTCGCGCAGGAGTTCGCGTACATGTCGGTCGACCGGTCGCGGATGGCCGCTCACGCCGAGAAGGGCGACCTTCAGGCGAAGCGCGTGCTGGCGATCACCAAGCGCACCTCGTTCATGCTCTCGGGCGCCCAGCTCGGCATCACCGTGACGGGTCTGCTGATCGGTTACGTCGCCGAGCCGTTGATCGGTCAGTCGATCGGCACGCTGCTCGGAGGCGTGGGCCTCGATCCCGCCGTCTCGGTGCTGATCGGAACGACCGGGGCGCTGTTGCTGGCCACCGTCGTGACGATGATCTTCGGCGAGCTGTACCCGAAGAACCTCGCCATCGCGAGCCCCGAACCGTTGGCCCGTGCTCTGGCCGTGCCGACGCGCATCTACCTGCTGCTGTTCGGTTGGCTGATCGCCGTGTTCGATCTCGCCGCGAACGCCCTGCTGCGCCTGCTGCGCATCGAACCCCTCGAAGACGTCGACGCCAGTGCGACCGCTCGTGATCTCGAAGCGATCATCGAGGACTCCCGCGCCAGCGGTGACCTGCCCGATGACCTGTCGATCATGATCGATCGCATCCTCGACTTTCCGCAGCGCGACGTCGAGCACGCGATGGTTCCGCGCTCGCGGGTCGACTCCGTCCAGCCCGATACGACGATCGCCGAGGTGCGCGCGATGATGGCCGTCGGTCACACCCGCTACCCGGTGGTCGGCGATGAGGACGTGCCGGTCGGCGTGGTCGAGCTGATCGACCTGCTGCGCTCCGGCGGCTCCGACGATGCTCCGGTGAGCACGATCATGCGCGAACCCGTCATCCTGCCCACCGCGATGCGTCTGCCCGTGGCGCTCGATCGCATGCGCCTCGCGCGCAACGAGATGGCCTGCGTCGTCGACGAGTACGGCAACTTCGACGGCATCCTCACCATCGAGGACCTCACCGAGGAGGTCGCCGGAGAACTCTCGGACGAGCACGACGACGCCCCCGACCCCCTGCGCATGCACGACGACCGCTGGTGGATCGACGGCGACGTGCACCTCGACGAGGTCGAGCGTCTGGTCGGATACGACTTCGACGAGGACGACGATGAGGATGAGACGATCGCGGGCCTGATCATCCGCGAGTACGGAGACCTGCCCCCGGTCGGCGCCATCGTCACGATCAGCCTGGCCGACCGGCCGAGCGAGACGGTGCAGGGCCTGCGGATCCACCGGAGTCTGGAGGTCGAGGTCATCGAGGTGGCGCGGCTGGTGCCGTCACGGGTCGCCGTGCGTCTGCACGAGACCGACGACGACGCGGATGCTACCGCCGACGCGCCCACCGAGGATCGACGCGACGAGGAGGCGGCACGATGA
- a CDS encoding CNNM domain-containing protein: protein MSWWMVTIITIALIVASAFFVIVEFALLAARRHRLEEEAEHSASARAALRSVNELTVMLAFAQLGITACTFLLGAITKPAIDYALAPVLVQWNVPAVAADIIAFMIALVIVTFLHLVIGEMAPKSWAIAHPETAAKSTALAARAMTWPLRPFLLWINHIANRLVRASGVEPVEKAAVGGQDADTIRELVAHSRAAGALEEQYSRPIVRAITLGSSTVGDIVRTDRRPTAVAENATAADVQAAAEVSTHLRILVGTGADCRVAHVRDTLGVASDTPVAQIARVPLVLAPDDSAYDALTRMRAARAQFAVVVSQAELIGVVTVDDLLRQILPTADQMAG, encoded by the coding sequence ATGAGTTGGTGGATGGTCACGATCATCACGATCGCTCTGATCGTGGCGAGTGCGTTCTTCGTCATCGTCGAGTTCGCGCTGCTCGCCGCGCGCCGTCATCGGCTCGAAGAGGAGGCCGAGCACAGCGCCTCGGCCCGTGCTGCGCTGCGCAGCGTCAACGAGCTGACCGTCATGCTCGCGTTCGCCCAGCTGGGCATCACCGCCTGTACGTTCCTGCTCGGCGCGATCACCAAGCCGGCTATCGACTACGCGTTGGCGCCGGTGCTGGTGCAGTGGAACGTGCCGGCGGTCGCCGCCGACATCATCGCGTTCATGATCGCCCTGGTGATCGTCACCTTCCTGCACCTCGTCATCGGTGAGATGGCGCCGAAGTCATGGGCGATCGCGCACCCCGAGACCGCTGCGAAGTCGACCGCGCTCGCCGCCCGCGCGATGACGTGGCCGCTGCGCCCCTTCCTGCTGTGGATCAACCACATCGCGAACCGGCTCGTGCGGGCATCCGGCGTCGAACCGGTCGAGAAGGCCGCGGTGGGCGGGCAGGACGCCGACACCATCCGCGAACTCGTCGCGCACTCGCGCGCCGCCGGCGCTCTCGAGGAGCAGTACTCGCGCCCGATCGTGCGCGCCATCACCCTGGGGTCATCGACCGTGGGAGATATCGTGCGCACCGATCGACGACCGACGGCAGTGGCTGAGAATGCCACGGCCGCCGACGTGCAGGCCGCGGCTGAAGTATCCACGCATCTGCGCATCCTCGTCGGAACGGGCGCGGACTGCCGTGTCGCGCACGTGCGCGACACCCTCGGGGTCGCCTCCGACACGCCGGTGGCGCAGATCGCCCGTGTGCCCCTGGTGCTCGCGCCCGATGACTCCGCATACGACGCTCTGACCCGTATGCGCGCCGCTCGTGCGCAGTTCGCGGTCGTCGTCTCCCAGGCCGAGCTCATCGGTGTGGTGACCGTCGATGACCTGCTGCGGCAGATCCTTCCGACGGCGGACCAGATGGCGGGTTGA
- a CDS encoding ROK family protein, translating to MMHVTSTPSAGELFRLVLNGRAQSRADLSRLTGLSASTVAMRVDELLAHGYLEETGHGASKGGRRPRMLAVRAGETAIAAIDLGERHVTYVLMNRRGDVLADATRPLSLLDGPRSVLVSIWAAVQELAAEHDGIRIEGVAMSLPGPVDSRDGRLLAPMRMPGWNGVVVADVLREITKLPAHVENDANAMAMGEFVERGQRVSELVFVKAGSGIGCGIIAGGELYRGFRGVAGDISHVALADAPPVICSCGRVGCLDVVASGSAIVDALREAGVAVDHLEDVLALAIDAHPRATGLLREAGQRTGEVLATIINFFNPQVLAIGGQLATADAFVAGVRQAIYTLCLPMSTDLLEISISAAGPLGGARGVGDALLAVLLEPAQIDRQLRTQISSIE from the coding sequence ATGATGCACGTCACGAGCACACCGAGCGCCGGGGAGCTGTTCCGCCTCGTGCTGAACGGGCGCGCCCAATCACGAGCCGACCTCAGCAGACTGACCGGTCTCAGCGCCTCGACCGTCGCCATGCGGGTCGACGAGCTCCTGGCCCATGGCTACCTCGAAGAGACCGGCCATGGCGCCTCCAAGGGGGGACGCCGCCCTCGCATGCTGGCGGTCCGCGCCGGAGAAACGGCCATCGCGGCCATCGACCTCGGTGAACGGCACGTCACCTATGTACTGATGAATCGCCGCGGAGACGTACTCGCCGACGCTACCCGTCCGCTCTCGCTGCTCGACGGCCCCCGCAGCGTGCTGGTCAGCATCTGGGCTGCTGTGCAAGAACTCGCCGCCGAGCACGATGGGATCCGCATCGAAGGTGTAGCGATGAGTCTGCCTGGTCCCGTCGACTCGCGCGATGGACGATTGCTCGCCCCCATGCGCATGCCTGGCTGGAACGGCGTTGTCGTCGCCGACGTGCTGCGGGAGATCACCAAACTCCCCGCGCACGTCGAGAATGACGCTAACGCGATGGCGATGGGAGAGTTCGTCGAACGTGGGCAGCGCGTCAGCGAGCTCGTGTTCGTGAAGGCGGGGTCCGGTATCGGCTGCGGCATCATCGCCGGCGGCGAGCTCTACCGAGGCTTCCGCGGCGTTGCCGGGGACATCAGCCACGTGGCTCTCGCCGATGCGCCACCCGTGATCTGCTCCTGCGGACGAGTTGGATGCCTCGATGTCGTCGCCAGCGGATCGGCGATCGTCGATGCGCTGCGCGAGGCCGGCGTCGCCGTCGATCACCTCGAGGACGTGCTCGCCCTCGCGATCGATGCACATCCCCGGGCCACGGGGCTGCTACGCGAGGCAGGTCAGCGCACGGGTGAAGTGCTCGCCACGATCATCAACTTCTTCAATCCGCAGGTGCTCGCGATCGGCGGCCAGCTCGCAACCGCGGATGCTTTCGTCGCCGGAGTCCGTCAGGCGATCTACACGTTGTGCCTGCCAATGTCGACCGACTTGCTCGAGATCAGCATCTCGGCCGCCGGTCCCCTCGGCGGAGCTCGCGGCGTGGGTGATGCCCTGCTCGCCGTGCTCTTGGAGCCCGCGCAGATCGATCGGCAACTCCGCACACAAATCTCCAGTATCGAATAA
- a CDS encoding Rv3654c family TadE-like protein produces MAGTALAAGVLTVAATLSLGLAAVGGAAVTAQRVAGAADAAALAAADAASGAVMTGEDPCALAARVAAASGARLSACQVDALTATVEVRAGYAGLVALSRARAGPPAGG; encoded by the coding sequence ATGGCAGGAACGGCTCTTGCGGCCGGCGTGCTGACGGTGGCCGCGACGCTGTCGCTCGGTCTGGCGGCCGTGGGCGGTGCCGCGGTCACCGCCCAGCGTGTGGCGGGGGCGGCGGATGCTGCCGCGCTGGCCGCCGCGGATGCCGCATCGGGAGCGGTCATGACCGGTGAGGATCCGTGTGCGCTCGCAGCACGCGTGGCGGCGGCATCCGGTGCCCGCTTGTCAGCCTGCCAGGTCGACGCGCTCACCGCCACCGTCGAGGTACGGGCGGGGTATGCCGGACTTGTCGCGCTCTCGCGGGCGCGCGCGGGGCCGCCGGCGGGCGGGTGA
- the topA gene encoding type I DNA topoisomerase: MAEGKKLVIVESPTKMRSIQGYLGDGYEVLSSVGHIRDLADKKDIPADQKKAYGKYSIDVENDFDPFYVVSDRKTKTVAELRRALKGADEVLLATDEDREGEAIAWHLLETLKPKVPVKRMVFHEITKDAIQAAVGNTRELDIALVDAQETRRILDRLYGWDVSPVLWYKVKSGLSAGRVQSAATRMIVERERERMAFVSAEYWDVEADAAATGKSFRTRLVRVDGGQLARGTDFDDTGKLKKAVVVLTEQQATALAEAVDAAASATVSKVEAKPGTRSPYAPFTTSTMQQEAGRKLSMSAKHAMGVAQRLYEKGYITYMRTDSVALSAQATQAARSQAVALYGDAAVPLKPRVYKSKSKNAQEAHEAIRPSGDTFRTPSSVASGLDRDEQKLYDLIWKRTVASQMSDAKYETTTVTLEVDADGQTAEFTASGTVYTFRGFLEAYEEGLDEKRNAQDKADEQSLPAVAVGDEVAMSDATAKGHRTTPKPRYTEASLVKALEEHGIGRPSTFASTIGTVIDRGYASKRGQALVPTWLAFSVVRLLEQHFADLIDYDFTAALEDDLDAIARGEQNRVEWLRSFYYGSDSQVGLRQVVDNLGEIDARALNSTPITDTATLRFGKYGPYLEVTDPADPEAKPRIVNVPEDLAPDELTAEKAQELIDAPVAGDRVLGENPENGKIIVVKDGRFGPYVQENDPVSDEDAVDAATGEVVEAPKAKKTKKDAPKPRTASLFRSMSVETIDLDAALKLLSLPRVVGVDPESGDEITAQNGRFGPYLKKGTDSRSLESEAQIFDVTLEQALELYAQPKYGARKASSALAEFDADPVSGKPIRVRDGRFGPYVTDGETNVTIPRGQTPDDITFEIAVQMLADKRAKGPAPKRGKKAPAKKAPAKKTPAKKAAAKTDEEKAAARSAAAKKAAATRAANRIKAAQAKASS, encoded by the coding sequence TTGGCTGAAGGCAAGAAGCTCGTCATCGTCGAGTCCCCGACGAAGATGCGATCGATCCAGGGCTACCTCGGTGATGGCTACGAGGTGCTCAGCTCGGTCGGCCACATCCGTGATCTGGCCGACAAGAAGGACATCCCCGCCGACCAGAAGAAGGCGTACGGGAAGTACTCGATCGACGTCGAGAACGACTTCGACCCCTTCTACGTGGTCTCTGACCGCAAGACGAAGACGGTCGCCGAACTGCGCCGCGCGCTCAAGGGCGCCGACGAGGTGCTGCTCGCCACAGATGAAGACCGCGAGGGCGAGGCGATCGCCTGGCACCTGCTCGAGACGCTCAAGCCCAAGGTGCCCGTCAAGCGCATGGTGTTCCACGAGATCACCAAGGACGCCATCCAGGCGGCCGTCGGCAACACCCGTGAGCTCGACATCGCGCTGGTCGATGCGCAAGAGACCCGCCGCATCCTCGACCGTCTGTACGGCTGGGATGTCTCGCCCGTGCTCTGGTACAAGGTCAAGTCCGGTCTCTCGGCGGGCCGCGTGCAGTCGGCCGCCACCCGCATGATCGTCGAGCGCGAACGTGAGCGCATGGCCTTCGTGTCGGCCGAGTACTGGGACGTCGAGGCCGACGCCGCCGCAACCGGCAAGTCGTTCCGCACGCGCCTGGTGCGCGTCGACGGCGGACAGCTGGCACGCGGTACCGACTTCGACGACACCGGCAAGCTCAAGAAGGCCGTCGTCGTGCTCACCGAGCAGCAGGCGACCGCGCTCGCAGAGGCGGTCGACGCCGCCGCATCGGCGACCGTCAGCAAGGTCGAGGCCAAGCCCGGAACCCGCAGCCCCTACGCCCCGTTCACCACCTCGACGATGCAGCAGGAGGCCGGTCGCAAGCTCTCGATGAGCGCCAAGCACGCCATGGGCGTCGCGCAGCGTCTGTACGAGAAGGGGTACATCACCTATATGCGTACCGACTCGGTGGCGCTGAGCGCGCAGGCGACGCAGGCCGCCCGCAGCCAGGCCGTCGCCCTGTACGGCGACGCGGCCGTGCCGCTGAAGCCCCGCGTGTACAAGTCCAAGAGCAAGAACGCGCAGGAGGCGCACGAGGCGATCCGCCCCTCGGGCGACACGTTCCGTACGCCCTCGTCGGTGGCATCCGGACTCGACCGCGACGAGCAGAAGCTGTACGACCTGATCTGGAAGCGCACCGTCGCCAGCCAGATGTCGGATGCCAAGTACGAGACGACCACGGTCACGCTCGAGGTCGACGCCGACGGGCAGACCGCCGAGTTCACCGCCTCGGGCACCGTGTACACGTTCCGTGGGTTCCTCGAGGCGTACGAAGAGGGACTCGACGAGAAGCGTAACGCCCAGGACAAGGCCGATGAGCAGTCGCTGCCCGCCGTCGCCGTCGGCGACGAGGTGGCGATGTCGGATGCTACCGCCAAGGGCCACCGCACCACGCCGAAGCCCCGCTACACCGAGGCGTCGCTGGTGAAGGCACTCGAAGAGCACGGCATCGGCCGTCCGTCGACGTTCGCCAGCACCATCGGTACGGTCATCGATCGCGGCTACGCCTCGAAGCGCGGTCAGGCGCTGGTGCCCACGTGGCTCGCCTTCAGCGTCGTGCGTCTGCTCGAGCAGCACTTCGCCGACCTGATCGACTACGACTTCACGGCGGCACTCGAAGACGATCTCGATGCGATCGCCCGTGGCGAGCAGAATCGCGTCGAGTGGCTGCGCTCGTTCTATTACGGATCGGATTCGCAGGTCGGACTGCGGCAGGTCGTCGACAACCTCGGCGAGATCGATGCACGGGCGCTGAACTCCACCCCGATCACCGACACCGCGACGTTGCGCTTCGGCAAGTACGGCCCGTACCTCGAGGTGACCGACCCCGCCGACCCCGAGGCGAAGCCCCGTATCGTCAACGTTCCCGAGGATCTCGCGCCCGATGAGCTGACCGCCGAGAAGGCTCAGGAGCTGATCGACGCGCCGGTCGCGGGCGACCGCGTGCTGGGCGAGAACCCCGAGAACGGCAAGATCATCGTCGTCAAGGACGGTCGGTTCGGGCCCTACGTTCAGGAGAACGACCCGGTCTCCGACGAGGACGCCGTTGACGCGGCCACGGGCGAGGTCGTCGAAGCGCCCAAGGCGAAGAAGACCAAGAAGGATGCGCCCAAGCCGCGCACGGCATCGCTGTTCCGCTCGATGTCGGTCGAGACCATCGACCTCGATGCCGCGCTGAAGTTGCTGAGCCTGCCGCGCGTCGTGGGTGTCGATCCCGAGTCGGGCGACGAGATCACGGCCCAGAACGGCCGTTTCGGCCCGTACTTGAAGAAGGGCACGGATTCGCGTTCGCTCGAGAGCGAGGCGCAGATCTTCGACGTCACGCTGGAGCAGGCGCTCGAGCTGTATGCGCAGCCGAAGTACGGCGCCCGCAAGGCGTCGAGCGCGCTCGCCGAGTTCGACGCCGACCCCGTCAGCGGTAAGCCGATCCGCGTGCGTGATGGGCGCTTCGGCCCGTACGTGACCGACGGCGAGACGAACGTCACCATCCCGCGCGGTCAGACTCCGGACGACATCACCTTCGAGATCGCCGTGCAGATGCTCGCCGACAAGCGCGCAAAGGGCCCCGCGCCCAAGCGCGGCAAGAAGGCCCCGGCCAAGAAGGCCCCTGCCAAGAAGACCCCTGCCAAGAAAGCAGCGGCCAAGACGGATGAGGAGAAGGCTGCGGCTCGCTCCGCCGCCGCCAAGAAGGCAGCCGCCACGCGTGCGGCGAACCGCATCAAGGCCGCGCAGGCCAAGGCGAGTTCGTGA
- a CDS encoding GIY-YIG nuclease family protein: MTKVPPLQDLTAAAIDALTGERWSIRDAAQHVPARPGLYAIYGDEQAWLDLGLGAAYDQPLYVGKAEKSLVSRDLNGHFATNPKSAPRTGGSTVRRSFAALLRDALDQQAVPRNLAKPERFANYGLAEGGDARLNEWMHARLTLAVWSAPAGMTVPLGDVESAVIVRFTPPINLDKNPGKLARLSAARADMAAEASRWRAEDSLAHPPIDGRLTP, encoded by the coding sequence ATGACCAAGGTGCCTCCGCTACAAGACCTCACCGCGGCCGCCATCGACGCGCTCACCGGTGAGCGATGGTCAATCAGGGATGCCGCGCAGCATGTCCCCGCGCGTCCCGGCCTGTATGCCATCTACGGCGATGAGCAGGCCTGGCTGGATCTTGGGCTCGGGGCGGCCTACGACCAGCCGCTCTATGTCGGCAAGGCCGAGAAGAGCCTGGTCTCCCGTGACCTGAACGGCCACTTCGCCACGAACCCGAAGTCCGCGCCGCGCACCGGCGGCTCCACCGTGCGCCGGTCGTTCGCCGCTCTCCTGCGCGATGCTCTCGATCAGCAGGCCGTCCCACGGAATCTCGCCAAGCCCGAGCGCTTCGCCAACTACGGTCTCGCCGAAGGCGGAGACGCGCGCCTGAACGAGTGGATGCATGCCAGGCTCACGCTGGCGGTCTGGTCGGCGCCGGCGGGCATGACTGTGCCGCTGGGAGATGTCGAAAGCGCGGTCATCGTGCGCTTCACGCCGCCGATCAACCTCGACAAGAACCCCGGCAAGCTCGCACGGCTCTCTGCCGCGCGGGCCGACATGGCCGCCGAGGCATCACGATGGCGCGCTGAAGACTCTCTTGCCCATCCTCCGATCGATGGAAGGCTCACTCCATGA
- a CDS encoding recombinase family protein, whose translation MRIGYARVSTAQQDLAAQLDLLAGLGVEKKNVYVDHGLTGTNRSRPGLEKALAAVRAGDVLVVTKLDRLARSIRDAREIADELAEQDVTLQLGNSAYDPTDPMGKMLFNILATFAEFEADLIRMRTREGMQVAKAKGRLRGKQPKLSPTQEKHLVALYRAGEHTTAELASEFGVARSTVYRAVERAGAEE comes from the coding sequence ATGAGGATCGGATACGCGCGCGTCTCCACGGCGCAACAGGATTTGGCCGCCCAGCTCGACCTGCTCGCAGGCCTCGGCGTCGAGAAGAAGAACGTGTACGTCGACCACGGCTTGACCGGCACCAACCGCTCGCGGCCTGGCCTGGAGAAGGCGTTGGCAGCGGTCCGCGCCGGCGACGTGCTGGTGGTGACCAAGCTCGACCGACTGGCACGCTCCATCCGCGACGCTCGCGAGATCGCCGACGAGCTGGCCGAGCAGGACGTCACCCTGCAGCTCGGCAACAGCGCCTACGATCCGACGGACCCGATGGGCAAGATGCTGTTTAACATCCTCGCGACCTTCGCCGAGTTCGAAGCGGACCTCATCAGGATGCGGACGCGCGAGGGGATGCAGGTCGCCAAGGCCAAAGGCCGGCTACGCGGCAAGCAACCGAAGCTCTCCCCCACCCAGGAAAAGCACCTGGTAGCTCTGTACCGTGCGGGCGAGCACACCACCGCTGAACTGGCATCAGAGTTCGGGGTAGCGCGCTCAACGGTCTACCGCGCTGTGGAGCGTGCTGGCGCGGAAGAATAG
- a CDS encoding metallophosphoesterase produces MPTFAISDIHGHALQLRRALATIPLQDPRTQLVLLGDYIDRGPDSFGVLELVRQVQHDYPDQVTALAGNHDRWFLDWLDGDDDELNWLMNDIDLGTVKSLLDPMALARALGHEEPTSDASSLDGPTMNHNIKTAVRARHGELIVWIRALPLVHETGSHVFVHAGVDEEAGDLWRHGTSEHVFTEKFPATTGPMLIGKRIVAGHVGTALLHGRGLRGDSQTHGVFADEGHLYIDGSVETTGLLNVLRIDDDGEWSETAVGLG; encoded by the coding sequence ATGCCCACCTTCGCCATCTCCGACATCCACGGCCACGCCCTGCAGCTGCGCCGGGCGCTGGCAACGATCCCGCTGCAGGACCCGAGAACACAGCTCGTCCTTCTCGGCGACTACATCGACCGGGGCCCCGATTCCTTCGGTGTGCTTGAGCTAGTCCGGCAGGTTCAGCACGACTACCCGGATCAGGTCACAGCGTTGGCCGGCAACCACGACCGTTGGTTCCTCGACTGGCTCGACGGCGACGATGACGAACTCAACTGGCTGATGAACGATATCGACCTGGGCACAGTGAAGTCGTTGCTGGATCCGATGGCGCTTGCCCGGGCCCTCGGGCACGAGGAGCCGACCTCCGACGCGTCGAGCCTGGACGGCCCGACGATGAACCACAACATCAAGACTGCCGTCCGGGCGCGGCACGGAGAACTGATCGTCTGGATACGCGCGCTGCCACTTGTCCACGAGACCGGGTCGCACGTCTTCGTGCACGCCGGCGTCGACGAAGAGGCGGGTGACCTCTGGCGCCACGGAACGTCGGAGCACGTCTTCACCGAGAAGTTCCCCGCGACCACGGGCCCCATGCTGATCGGCAAGAGGATCGTCGCCGGCCATGTGGGCACCGCGTTACTACACGGCAGAGGGCTGCGAGGTGATTCCCAAACCCACGGAGTCTTCGCTGATGAGGGTCACCTCTACATCGACGGCAGCGTCGAGACCACAGGTCTGCTGAACGTGCTGCGCATCGACGACGACGGAGAGTGGTCAGAGACCGCAGTGGGCCTGGGCTGA